The DNA sequence GCACGGCCCGACCGCCGCGACAAGCAAGAAGAGGGGCTGGTCGCCATGCTGATCATGGATCGACGACGACAGCGGCGGTGTCTGGCCGCCATCCTGGCCGGCGTACTGCTGACCGCCGGCCTGACGCCACCGGCCGCGACGGCCGCCCCGACGGCGGCATCGCAAGCGGTGTGGCAGGTGGATCCGCTCGGCTCACCGGTGCCGGACCCCACCTCGATCCGGCTCGTCGGGGCGGTGGCGGTGCGAGACGCGCCAAATGCCAAACAGCGGCCGTACGTGTTCAACGTCGTCGACGGTGAACTGTGGCTGAACTGGTGGAACGGTGGACAGTGGATCTGGACCGGGTTCGGTGGTGTGCCGTCGGGCAGCCCGATCGCCAAGGCCGTCGGGGCGATCACGGTCCAGGACAGGTCGAACGGGGCGGACTACCCGTACGCCTTCGTCAGCACCGCCGACGGGCACCTGTGGGTCAACCGGTGGACCGGCGACAGATGGCTCTGGCAGGACCTGGGCCTCCCGTTCGACGGTGTCCGGGTCGCCACGCCTGTCGGTGTCCTCGCGGTCCAGCAGACTCCGGACGGCCCGCAGGTGCCGCAGACCTTCGCGGTCGGCTCGGACGGCAACCTGTGGCTGCACAACTGGGTCAGCGGCACGGGCGACTGGCTCAACTACGGCACCCCGCGCACCGGCACGTTCGACAATTTCCGGGAGAGCCGGGTGGTCGGCGTCGCGAACCTGCGGACCACCGCCACCGGCCCGGACCGCGCCCAGGCGTTCCTGCTCGACCGGCAGGGCAACCTGTGGCGCGGCGCGGACACCGGCTATTCCTGGGCCTGGACCAACCACGGTCTGGCGCCGTTTCCGAACGCCGGCGCGACCAACGGCGTCGGGGCGACGACGGTTCTCGGTGCCCCCGGCGAGGGGACCTTCCCGCTCGCCGTCGTCGGCAACCTCAGCATCATGTACGCGCTGAGCTGGACCGGCAGCGAGTACAGGTGGACAGCTCAGGGTGGTCCCGGTTCCGTGGTCTATCTGCGGCGCACCGGTGCGGTCGCGGTCCGGGACACTCCACTGGTGCGGCAGCGGCCGTACGTGTTCACCGTCGATCTGGAGGGTGGCGTGATCGAGTGCAACTGGTTCACGCCGCAGCAGCAGTGGACCTGGTCGGCGCAGGCGGGTACGGACGCCCTCGGCATCGACCCGACCGCCGGGGTCGCCGTCGGTATCCAGGATGCCCCGCTGCTGCCGGAGCGGCCGTACGTCTTCTACTGGTCCCGGCAGGGTCCCACCCAGCTGATGGTCAACTTCCGGGGCCTGGCGCCCTGACCGGCTGGTCGGCGGCGGTGCCCGTGGTGGCCGCCGCCCAGCGGGCGAGGGCTTCGCCGACCCGGTGGAAGCCCTCGCCTGCGGCGCTGAAGGCGTACCTGCCGTCGGCGAGCCGCTGGATCAGCCCGCGCTGCTCCAGGTCGGCGAGGCGCTGGGTGAGGGTGACCTGGTTGACGCCGGTGTCGCGGGCCAGGTCGGTGAAGCGGCGCGGCCCGACCAGCAGTGCGCAGTGCAGCTCCAGCATCCAGCGTTCCTGCATCAGTGCCAGCAGGCCGTCGAGCTGGTGGTGGCGGGTGTCCGGGTCGCTGGTGTCGCCGGCCCAGGTCGCCATTTCGGCGAGCACCGGGCGCAGTCCGGTGCCGGTCGACGTCAGTGTGTAGCGGGTGCCCGGTGGGGTGGTGTCGATCACCGTACGGCTGACGACCCCGACGGCCTCCAGCTCGCCGAGCCGGCGGGCGAGAGTGCTCGGCCCGACCGCCGGGACCGCCCGGCGCAGGTCGTTGAAGCCGGCCGGTCCGTCGAGCAGCGCGTGCACGATGTGCAGCGTCCAGCGGCCCCGCAGCCGACCCACGGCGGCCAGCAGTACGCCCTGCTCGACCTGCACGTCGCCACTGTATCCAGCGGCACACTTGTTAAAGCTCAGTAGCTAGTACTATTTTCTTAGTCATGACTGAGTCAACGAAGCGGGCCCTGGTCACCGGTGGTACCGGCGGGATCGGCCTGGCCACCGCCCGTGCCCTGGCCGGCCACGGCTACGCCGTCACGATCGTCGGGCGCGACCAGCAGCGAGGCGACGCCGCCCGCGACCAGGTGAGCGCCGCCGGTCCGGTTCCCGCCCGGTTCATCCGGGCCGACCTCTCCGCACTGTCCGCCGTCCGCGCACTGGCCGACGACACCCGCGCCGCCGGCCCGCTCGACCTGCTGGTCAACAACGTCGGCGGGGTCTACCGCCAGCACTGGCACACCGTCGACGGCATCGAGGCGACCTTCGCCATGAGCCATCTCTCCGGCTATCTGCTCACCGAACTGCTGGTCGACGACATGGTCGCCGCCGGCCGGGGGCGGATCGTCAACCTCACCTCGGGCGCGATCCGGCTCGCCGACCGCACCCCGCTGGACCGGGTCGAGGTGGCCGGGCGCTACTACGGGTTCTCCGCGTACGGGCGGGCGAAGCTGGCCAACCTCGCGTACACGATGGGTCTGGCCGACCGGCTCGCCGGCACCGGCGTCACGGTGCTCGCCGCCGA is a window from the Solwaraspora sp. WMMD792 genome containing:
- a CDS encoding winged helix-turn-helix transcriptional regulator — encoded protein: MQVEQGVLLAAVGRLRGRWTLHIVHALLDGPAGFNDLRRAVPAVGPSTLARRLGELEAVGVVSRTVIDTTPPGTRYTLTSTGTGLRPVLAEMATWAGDTSDPDTRHHQLDGLLALMQERWMLELHCALLVGPRRFTDLARDTGVNQVTLTQRLADLEQRGLIQRLADGRYAFSAAGEGFHRVGEALARWAAATTGTAADQPVRAPGPGS
- a CDS encoding SDR family NAD(P)-dependent oxidoreductase; its protein translation is MTESTKRALVTGGTGGIGLATARALAGHGYAVTIVGRDQQRGDAARDQVSAAGPVPARFIRADLSALSAVRALADDTRAAGPLDLLVNNVGGVYRQHWHTVDGIEATFAMSHLSGYLLTELLVDDMVAAGRGRIVNLTSGAIRLADRTPLDRVEVAGRYYGFSAYGRAKLANLAYTMGLADRLAGTGVTVLAADPGASATEMGRSMRADLFPMPARLAFPLIYLNLFRTSATDAARSSIAAATGDLPSGTAASGDLPSGTVLGPKGTPVRPDARATDPTVIQTVTALSQATCASTRTDSRSATAGQDALPE